From the genome of Candidatus Nitrosocosmicus oleophilus, one region includes:
- a CDS encoding ParB/RepB/Spo0J family partition protein: MATTLNNGSRLFGEIENIRISDIHLPSNNLRISNSLNIEKIANSIRQHGLLHPLVVKPRSNHFEIVAGYRRFLACKSLHWKKIPCHIANLDDMQTFEVAMVENIRRKSFTPLEEANAFKIYVSDKGWGGVTDLSNRIGRSPSSIIRRIGLLDLPEDVLDSIKRSELSPSTAAELFRVKDPIKQSHLAKLVARQHLTTKKVRRIVSNDLLSNNPSDSETRSQLRAFDKSIIVLRVALNKIATIMDEENKDDLLIQELLLYQRNILHNQIGILLKCKKKYEKKILRYRNHIK; this comes from the coding sequence ATGGCTACGACACTTAATAACGGTAGTCGTCTATTTGGAGAAATTGAAAATATAAGAATTTCTGATATTCATTTACCATCTAATAACCTGAGAATTTCAAATAGTCTAAATATTGAAAAAATAGCAAATTCGATTAGGCAACATGGACTTTTGCACCCGCTTGTAGTAAAACCAAGGTCAAATCATTTTGAAATAGTAGCTGGGTACAGAAGGTTTCTGGCATGCAAATCTTTACACTGGAAGAAAATCCCTTGTCATATTGCCAATTTAGACGATATGCAAACATTTGAAGTCGCAATGGTCGAAAATATACGTCGAAAATCATTCACGCCTCTTGAAGAAGCAAACGCGTTTAAAATATATGTTTCTGATAAAGGTTGGGGAGGTGTAACAGATTTATCCAATAGAATAGGCAGAAGTCCGAGCTCAATAATCAGGAGAATTGGACTTCTTGATTTACCCGAAGATGTACTAGATAGTATTAAGAGGTCAGAGTTAAGCCCAAGTACTGCTGCGGAGTTATTTCGGGTCAAAGATCCAATAAAGCAGTCTCACTTAGCAAAACTTGTCGCCCGTCAGCATTTAACTACAAAAAAAGTAAGAAGAATTGTAAGTAATGACTTGTTATCAAATAATCCATCAGATTCTGAAACACGAAGCCAACTACGAGCATTTGATAAATCAATAATTGTATTAAGGGTTGCTTTAAATAAAATAGCCACCATCATGGATGAGGAAAATAAAGATGATTTGTTAATTCAGGAACTACTCCTATACCAGAGAAACATACTTCATAATCAAATAGGGATTCTCTTAAAATGTAAAAAGAAGTATGAAAAGAAAATATTGCGGTACCGCAATCATATTAAATAA
- a CDS encoding ChaB family protein, producing the protein MANRKNNDDSGLSEATEKRIDDLPKHAQHIFKKAHASAIKEYKDPDKRREGKKVSAEEVAHKVAWSAVKKEYEKKGDEWVKKDD; encoded by the coding sequence ATGGCTAATAGGAAAAATAATGATGATAGTGGATTATCAGAAGCAACAGAGAAAAGAATAGATGACTTGCCAAAACACGCACAACATATATTCAAAAAAGCTCATGCCAGTGCAATTAAAGAATATAAAGATCCAGATAAAAGAAGAGAAGGTAAAAAGGTGTCTGCTGAAGAAGTCGCCCACAAGGTAGCATGGTCTGCTGTAAAAAAGGAATACGAGAAAAAGGGTGATGAATGGGTTAAGAAAGATGATTGA
- a CDS encoding 4Fe-4S dicluster domain-containing protein produces MPIDPEFPKNHQVIGKHSTSDGDYLHLVWGPGRSDAESSTNKEVQEAYKARGEEYVPLGVHGTFVAVDWDSCISDGACIEACPVQVYQWYRSEQDVPAIEMANATSEGTGDDHSREGRKDYTDKPDPIREKACIWCMACVTVCPTTSIKVDEANLPIHEEEAKKFS; encoded by the coding sequence ATGCCGATAGATCCAGAATTTCCAAAAAATCATCAAGTGATCGGAAAGCATTCAACTTCAGATGGAGATTATCTTCATTTGGTGTGGGGTCCAGGAAGGTCAGATGCAGAATCGTCAACAAATAAAGAAGTTCAGGAAGCATACAAAGCCAGAGGAGAGGAATATGTCCCATTGGGTGTTCATGGCACATTTGTAGCAGTAGATTGGGACTCGTGTATCTCGGATGGAGCTTGTATAGAAGCCTGTCCCGTACAAGTCTATCAATGGTATAGGTCAGAACAAGATGTTCCAGCCATAGAGATGGCAAACGCCACAAGTGAAGGGACTGGGGATGATCACAGCAGGGAAGGAAGAAAAGATTATACTGATAAACCAGATCCTATCAGAGAGAAGGCATGTATATGGTGTATGGCCTGCGTGACTGTATGTCCTACGACTTCCATCAAAGTCGATGAGGCGAACCTGCCAATTCATGAGGAGGAAGCAAAGAAATTTTCCTAG
- a CDS encoding alpha/beta fold hydrolase, translating into MNNNRQIRKGYLFIIVFISTIIFSSTSMINGFTNTVNGQTNATQANSTNNVTNLVNTQDIPVEKVRVGDIEMAYKMFGKGDPILLIQGVGGSMDSWEPSILRDLSSNHTVIILDNRGVGNTTTGTKQFSIQQFANDTAGLLDGLKIQKANVLGYSMGSLIAQQFVLTHPEKVDRLVLIASTCGGKDNVPNSPEVLELAKKLLSSVVNNTSIEPQEVKAAVALSYGPTWIKLHPDILESIPTNAKDLLLSGMGPDTYIQQEKITQNWKSTNWSGVCSQLPNIAKPTLVITGTEDVTIPAANSLIIAEKIPGAWLVQMKNAGHQITSQYPDEIGKILNTFLSTTSPNN; encoded by the coding sequence ATGAATAATAATAGACAGATAAGAAAAGGCTATCTTTTCATTATAGTATTCATTTCTACTATAATTTTCTCAAGTACAAGTATGATTAACGGCTTTACTAATACAGTTAACGGTCAAACAAATGCTACTCAGGCCAACTCCACTAATAATGTTACCAATTTGGTAAATACACAAGACATTCCAGTTGAAAAAGTCCGTGTTGGAGATATTGAAATGGCGTACAAGATGTTTGGTAAAGGTGACCCTATTTTGCTTATTCAGGGTGTTGGTGGGTCTATGGATAGTTGGGAACCATCTATTTTAAGAGACCTATCCTCAAATCATACTGTAATAATATTGGATAATCGTGGAGTTGGAAATACAACAACTGGTACAAAACAATTCTCAATTCAGCAATTTGCAAATGATACTGCTGGTTTACTTGACGGTCTGAAGATTCAAAAAGCAAACGTTCTTGGGTATTCTATGGGTTCACTTATAGCTCAGCAGTTTGTTCTTACTCATCCTGAGAAGGTCGACAGACTTGTACTTATTGCTTCAACATGTGGTGGAAAAGATAATGTACCTAATAGCCCTGAAGTTTTAGAACTGGCTAAAAAGCTCCTAAGTAGTGTTGTAAATAACACTTCAATAGAACCACAGGAAGTAAAAGCGGCTGTAGCTCTCAGCTACGGACCAACATGGATCAAACTTCATCCCGATATCCTTGAAAGCATTCCCACAAACGCCAAAGATTTGCTACTTTCTGGTATGGGTCCTGATACTTATATACAACAGGAGAAAATAACACAAAACTGGAAGTCAACCAACTGGAGTGGCGTATGTAGTCAGCTTCCAAATATAGCCAAACCTACCTTGGTAATAACTGGAACTGAAGATGTTACTATACCAGCTGCTAATTCTTTAATTATTGCGGAAAAAATCCCTGGAGCATGGCTTGTACAGATGAAAAATGCAGGTCATCAAATTACGTCACAATATCCGGATGAGATTGGTAAAATATTAAATACATTTCTATCGACTACTAGCCCAAACAATTGA
- a CDS encoding nascent polypeptide-associated complex protein: protein MMRSGNRDMRRMLDRMGLDMKDLGSVEEVIIRTDMKEIFLKKPQVVEMKGKDSTIFQVIATDIEETNRDVPSFKEEDIVLVMQQANVSKEKAIVALTDTKGDLAQAILNLTV from the coding sequence ATGATGCGATCGGGCAATAGAGATATGCGCAGAATGCTTGACCGAATGGGTTTAGATATGAAAGACTTGGGTTCGGTGGAGGAAGTTATTATAAGAACCGATATGAAAGAAATATTTCTTAAAAAACCCCAGGTTGTTGAAATGAAAGGCAAAGATAGTACTATTTTTCAGGTTATTGCTACAGATATCGAAGAGACTAACAGGGATGTTCCTTCTTTTAAGGAAGAAGATATTGTTTTGGTTATGCAACAGGCAAATGTCTCAAAAGAAAAAGCGATCGTTGCTTTGACAGATACGAAGGGCGATCTTGCACAAGCTATACTTAATTTGACAGTTTAG
- a CDS encoding PUA domain-containing protein: MQKLFLDPYQKICSHVDFLFGRGISSILPEDLELEYSRKTGKIKSFSIDGKLIGTFRTDGGIALTIEGANLFLKQEGYQSNCVVPIEDAIPFVSEGRSLFVKHVLKCGENVKSGSDVAVIDKNQSVLAVGRSLLPFSYYLQSLDDIADHNMGSHIRGIGIKIREGIKSRST, encoded by the coding sequence TTGCAAAAGCTATTTCTAGATCCGTATCAGAAAATATGCTCTCATGTGGATTTTCTCTTTGGAAGGGGGATCAGCTCAATTCTCCCAGAAGATTTAGAGCTTGAATATTCTAGAAAAACTGGGAAAATCAAGAGTTTTAGCATAGATGGAAAATTAATCGGAACCTTTCGAACTGATGGGGGAATTGCATTAACTATTGAAGGTGCCAATCTTTTCCTAAAACAAGAGGGGTATCAATCTAATTGTGTTGTGCCTATTGAAGATGCCATCCCTTTCGTATCCGAAGGTAGATCCCTATTCGTAAAGCATGTGTTAAAATGTGGTGAGAACGTTAAAAGCGGGTCGGATGTTGCAGTAATAGACAAAAATCAATCCGTTCTAGCTGTGGGTCGATCTTTGTTGCCTTTTTCATACTATTTACAGTCATTAGATGATATTGCTGATCATAATATGGGCTCACATATCCGTGGCATAGGAATAAAAATTAGAGAAGGAATAAAAAGCAGAAGTACTTAG
- a CDS encoding helix-turn-helix domain-containing protein: protein MVSFCELCGKHTEVSKKVIIEKSIMSVCLSCSKRGKPVESNSISKNIGSPKVTNPVGYLSPKPTSGPQQGSKNLYARKIRPAPRIKPPPLKKINWVDELILDPEFPSLIRNARSKKGLTHEQLGQKINEKVTLIKKIETGSIRPDEILAKKLERFLGITLFINPNEENVEE from the coding sequence ATGGTTTCTTTTTGTGAATTATGCGGAAAACATACCGAGGTAAGCAAGAAAGTAATAATTGAGAAATCAATTATGAGCGTCTGTTTGTCTTGTTCAAAAAGAGGCAAACCAGTAGAATCCAATAGTATTTCAAAGAACATAGGTTCACCAAAAGTGACAAATCCTGTAGGATATTTATCCCCTAAGCCTACTTCTGGTCCACAGCAAGGTTCAAAGAATCTGTACGCCAGAAAAATAAGACCAGCTCCAAGAATTAAACCACCACCCCTAAAGAAAATCAACTGGGTTGATGAACTCATTCTTGATCCGGAATTTCCATCCTTAATAAGAAATGCCAGGAGTAAAAAAGGACTAACGCACGAACAACTTGGACAAAAAATTAACGAAAAAGTGACCCTCATAAAGAAAATTGAAACAGGTTCGATAAGGCCTGATGAGATTTTGGCAAAGAAACTTGAACGGTTTTTGGGAATAACACTATTCATAAATCCCAATGAAGAGAATGTAGAAGAATAG
- a CDS encoding tRNA (cytidine(56)-2'-O)-methyltransferase yields the protein MVVAERYLRTMPLSVAVLRIGHRLVRDDRTTTHAVLVSRAMGSEVIYMTDVDDEIKKTIDKVNKRWGGENEFRLEIIDNWKKVIKTWKENGGIVVHLTMYGAPINQKIREIKELDQKILVVIGAEKVPKEVYFLADYNIAIGSQPHSEIAALAIFLDRIFDGNQFNKSFLDEKMKIIPSERGKNVMQRNQDYPSNSNSSSIYSRPKRNQNKDS from the coding sequence ATGGTCGTGGCGGAGAGATATCTAAGAACTATGCCACTATCTGTAGCAGTACTTAGAATAGGACACAGACTTGTAAGAGATGACAGGACTACTACTCACGCTGTATTGGTATCAAGGGCAATGGGAAGCGAAGTAATCTACATGACTGATGTGGATGATGAAATAAAGAAAACAATAGATAAGGTCAATAAACGATGGGGAGGAGAAAATGAATTTAGACTTGAAATTATTGATAATTGGAAAAAGGTAATCAAAACATGGAAAGAAAATGGCGGTATAGTCGTTCATCTTACAATGTATGGAGCACCCATCAATCAAAAAATAAGAGAGATCAAAGAATTAGATCAAAAAATATTAGTCGTAATAGGAGCAGAAAAGGTTCCAAAAGAGGTTTATTTTCTTGCTGATTATAATATTGCAATTGGAAGTCAACCTCACTCAGAAATTGCTGCTTTAGCAATTTTTCTAGATAGAATATTTGATGGGAACCAGTTTAACAAGAGTTTTTTGGATGAAAAAATGAAAATCATACCTTCAGAGAGGGGGAAAAATGTGATGCAGAGGAATCAGGACTACCCAAGCAATAGTAATAGTAGTAGCATTTATTCTCGCCCTAAAAGAAATCAAAATAAGGATAGTTAA
- a CDS encoding winged helix-turn-helix domain-containing protein → MGDTQLRAKRTRIKILRAIVKKNGSACFSEIRTITGLSTGSIYYHLERMKNYVLKNSKYYVITKEGMDLLVEIDKRKDFTLSTKLI, encoded by the coding sequence ATGGGTGATACACAGCTTCGGGCAAAAAGAACCAGGATCAAAATATTGAGAGCTATTGTAAAGAAGAATGGATCCGCATGTTTTTCTGAAATCAGAACCATCACAGGTCTATCCACAGGATCTATCTATTATCACCTAGAAAGGATGAAAAATTATGTATTAAAGAATTCAAAATATTATGTCATAACTAAAGAGGGAATGGATTTGTTGGTTGAAATAGACAAGAGAAAAGATTTCACATTATCAACAAAATTAATTTGA
- a CDS encoding formate--phosphoribosylaminoimidazolecarboxamide ligase: MNDQTAKRNFDLGIDKQTVMTLGSHCSLQVLKGAKDEGLNTLLVCEEKRFDMYKRFKFIDNIVSIKNFKEIINKNFQDELIEKYSPILIPHGTLISTLNMDELESIRIPIFGNKWILRWESDRMLKQQLMDESKLPSPTQIPSKNEIDGLCIVKLHGAAGGKGYFLVTDKKGFEEQAQKLIKSRVIGSEENLFIQKYANGVPVYLQYFYSPITNELELLGIDRRYETDIDAIGRIPSKFQISSNIEPSYTVVGNIPIVLRESLLPEVYSMGERFVESSKRLVPPGMPGPFCIEGVYDNNANFIAFEFSARIVAGTNLYVSGSPYSDLLFETPMSMGRRISLEIKRAIESSKMGLITT, translated from the coding sequence ATGAATGATCAAACTGCTAAAAGAAACTTCGATTTAGGTATTGATAAGCAAACTGTTATGACTTTGGGCTCACATTGCTCGTTACAGGTATTAAAAGGAGCAAAAGACGAAGGTCTTAATACCTTGTTAGTATGTGAAGAAAAACGATTTGATATGTACAAAAGGTTCAAATTTATTGACAATATTGTATCGATCAAAAATTTTAAAGAAATCATAAATAAGAATTTCCAAGATGAACTAATTGAAAAGTATAGTCCAATCTTGATCCCTCATGGAACCTTGATTTCTACATTAAATATGGATGAACTGGAGAGTATTAGAATACCTATATTTGGTAATAAATGGATCCTAAGATGGGAATCAGACAGGATGCTAAAGCAGCAATTAATGGACGAATCAAAGTTGCCATCTCCGACTCAAATACCCTCCAAGAATGAAATTGATGGCTTGTGTATAGTGAAATTGCATGGAGCAGCTGGAGGAAAAGGATATTTCCTGGTTACTGATAAAAAGGGATTCGAAGAACAAGCACAAAAACTCATAAAATCACGAGTAATAGGATCCGAGGAAAATCTGTTTATACAAAAATATGCTAACGGAGTCCCCGTTTATTTACAATACTTTTATTCACCTATCACCAATGAGCTTGAGTTATTGGGGATAGACAGACGTTATGAAACTGATATAGATGCGATAGGGCGTATCCCATCAAAGTTTCAAATATCTTCTAACATTGAGCCGTCTTATACTGTTGTAGGAAATATACCAATCGTACTAAGAGAATCTTTGCTTCCTGAGGTTTACTCTATGGGTGAACGATTTGTTGAATCATCAAAAAGATTAGTCCCCCCAGGAATGCCTGGACCATTTTGCATTGAAGGTGTTTATGATAATAATGCTAATTTTATTGCATTTGAATTTTCAGCGCGCATTGTAGCTGGAACAAACTTGTACGTTTCGGGTTCACCTTATTCAGATTTGCTGTTTGAGACTCCAATGAGTATGGGCCGGAGAATCTCCTTAGAAATAAAAAGGGCTATTGAATCATCTAAAATGGGTTTAATTACAACTTGA
- a CDS encoding NUDIX hydrolase: MSKEGYSVISKKVVHEGPVRLRIDTFNYNGKVFRKEVVEHSPSVGIIPIVNKKEILLIKQFRHAVNKSLIEIPAGKIENNEIPYEAARRELAEETGYLGELKPLTRCFLAPSYDTELMHFFVAENMSKLDDPKKMDEDENITSFVVKLNDAIKYCYDGTIIDCKTVTAIFLYYFALGNENVFKNN; the protein is encoded by the coding sequence ATGTCTAAAGAAGGATATAGCGTCATAAGCAAAAAAGTGGTCCATGAAGGTCCTGTAAGATTAAGAATAGATACGTTCAACTACAATGGAAAAGTCTTTAGAAAGGAGGTAGTTGAGCATAGTCCTTCTGTCGGAATAATACCCATCGTAAATAAAAAAGAGATTTTGTTAATTAAGCAATTCAGACATGCCGTAAACAAATCTTTAATTGAAATACCTGCAGGCAAGATTGAAAATAATGAAATACCCTATGAAGCAGCAAGAAGGGAGTTAGCAGAAGAAACAGGATATTTAGGGGAGCTAAAACCGCTTACTCGGTGTTTTTTGGCACCAAGTTATGATACCGAATTAATGCATTTTTTCGTTGCAGAAAACATGTCTAAACTGGACGACCCAAAAAAAATGGATGAGGATGAAAATATTACTAGCTTTGTTGTTAAATTAAATGATGCCATAAAATATTGCTATGATGGAACAATTATAGACTGTAAAACTGTTACAGCAATATTTCTCTATTATTTTGCTCTTGGCAATGAAAATGTATTTAAAAATAACTAG
- a CDS encoding carbohydrate kinase family protein, producing MNPWTIVSSSPILNSPNLFPCSPSSSFYHLSFSSKSLERIFSSTDNDSFLRPDHNQNPHKENTKPPDKMVKEENRKTMTSQIFGNSHTHNILRNLLVKLLDIKKDGNHQPQVTILPDFFVDRIIEVSDYSLFMNDIQKKIVARGGSMRGYSSLDIKGGNAVNMAYSLAKLNIHVELFTIADKIGSAILQSVFLPFKKNVNLHIIKGKHGLSTVFEFSKSTTSSSSSSTPSNVMVSDVGDNDNFGPELIESQEVNMILQSSDAVIMTNWASNLRGTDLLDYVFTNSPRSVHFLDPADIERRCFEFINVLENRSNLVDFLSINENEYNLIIKALESIMGQKNSNLLVFDNNLYPDNTSAFCESAKLLSNFINLTVCIHTTRGSAISDGHESLFVDSIVPSKIDIVSGAGDSWDAGFIFGHLYGFTTIEKICFANLLSSLHVGNLFGDNPSLSEIIDFIKTSYF from the coding sequence GTGAATCCTTGGACTATTGTATCCTCTTCTCCTATCCTCAATTCTCCTAACCTATTTCCTTGCTCTCCCTCATCATCGTTTTATCATTTGTCTTTTTCATCAAAATCTTTAGAAAGAATTTTTTCTTCAACGGATAATGATTCTTTTCTACGTCCCGACCACAATCAAAACCCTCATAAAGAAAACACAAAACCGCCTGACAAAATGGTTAAAGAAGAAAATCGCAAGACTATGACAAGTCAGATTTTTGGGAATTCCCATACTCATAATATACTCAGAAATCTACTTGTCAAACTTTTAGATATTAAGAAAGATGGGAATCATCAACCTCAGGTTACCATTTTGCCCGATTTTTTTGTAGATAGGATTATCGAAGTATCGGACTATTCTCTTTTTATGAATGATATTCAAAAAAAGATTGTTGCAAGAGGTGGAAGTATGCGAGGGTATTCTAGTTTAGATATCAAAGGTGGTAACGCAGTTAATATGGCATATAGTCTAGCAAAACTCAATATTCATGTAGAGCTATTTACCATAGCAGATAAAATTGGTTCTGCTATCTTACAATCTGTATTTTTGCCCTTTAAAAAAAATGTGAATCTTCATATCATAAAAGGAAAACATGGATTATCAACAGTATTTGAATTTTCAAAATCAACCACTTCCTCCTCCTCCTCCTCCACTCCCTCAAACGTGATGGTAAGTGATGTAGGAGATAACGACAATTTTGGTCCAGAACTTATTGAATCACAAGAAGTGAATATGATCTTGCAATCTTCAGATGCTGTGATAATGACAAATTGGGCGTCAAATCTAAGAGGAACCGACTTATTGGACTATGTCTTTACAAATTCCCCTAGATCAGTTCATTTTCTGGATCCTGCTGATATTGAGAGGAGATGTTTTGAATTCATTAATGTACTAGAAAATCGTTCCAATTTAGTAGATTTTCTAAGTATTAATGAAAATGAATATAATCTGATAATTAAGGCATTAGAGAGCATAATGGGTCAAAAAAATAGTAATCTTTTGGTCTTTGATAACAACTTATACCCTGATAATACCAGTGCCTTTTGCGAATCAGCAAAGTTGCTTTCTAATTTTATTAATTTAACAGTATGTATACATACAACAAGGGGATCTGCAATATCTGATGGTCATGAATCGTTATTTGTAGATTCGATTGTTCCATCCAAAATTGATATTGTAAGTGGAGCAGGAGATTCATGGGATGCCGGTTTCATTTTTGGACACTTGTATGGATTCACAACTATAGAGAAAATTTGTTTTGCAAATTTATTATCCTCACTCCATGTAGGAAATCTATTTGGTGACAACCCTTCTTTATCTGAAATTATTGATTTTATCAAAACTAGTTATTTTTAA
- the thsB gene encoding thermosome subunit beta encodes MASIQQTAGGMPVLILKEGTKENKGREAQKNNISAAKLVAEIVRSSLGPRGMDKMLVDSLGDVTITNDGATILKEIDVQHPAAKIMVEVAKSVDNEVGDGTTSSVIFTGALLEKAEQLISKDVHPSAIVDGYTAASEQALVILNKIGIKVNVNDKDLLIKIAKTSMESKLVSDDSPILSEIVVSAAKQVAEKNTSGDGLRVDLDNIKVEKKAGGSIRDTSFIQGIVLDKEIVHAGMPKRVDNAKIALINSALEIEKTEMSAEIRISEPQQMQMFLEEENRMLKDMVDKIKSVGANVVLCQKGIDDIAQHYLAKANVLAVRRVKESDMFKLSKATGARLVNNLDDLSESDLGIANLVEERKVETDKWVFIEGCKNPKAVTILVRGGSQRVVDEADRSLHDALMVMKDVLEKPSIVAGGGSPEAYIANELRQWSSSLEGRSQLAAQKFAEALEVIPLTLAENAGMDPIDTMADLKAKQSKGSKWIGINVKTTTVSDIYKNNILEPTVIKEQIIKSATETACMLLRIDDVIAATKSRMPAGPPGGMGGMGGMGGMGGMGGMGGMDMD; translated from the coding sequence ATGGCTTCAATTCAACAAACAGCTGGTGGTATGCCAGTATTAATATTAAAAGAAGGAACTAAAGAAAATAAAGGCAGAGAGGCACAAAAAAATAACATTTCTGCAGCAAAGTTAGTAGCGGAAATTGTAAGATCTAGTTTAGGACCACGTGGCATGGATAAAATGCTAGTGGATTCTTTGGGTGATGTCACTATTACCAACGACGGTGCAACTATTTTGAAAGAGATAGATGTTCAACATCCTGCAGCTAAAATAATGGTAGAGGTAGCAAAATCTGTCGATAATGAAGTCGGTGATGGGACTACCTCCTCTGTAATTTTTACGGGAGCGCTTTTAGAAAAAGCAGAACAATTGATAAGCAAGGATGTTCATCCATCTGCAATTGTAGATGGCTATACTGCAGCTTCTGAGCAAGCATTAGTCATCCTAAATAAAATAGGAATAAAAGTTAATGTCAATGACAAGGATCTTCTTATTAAAATTGCAAAAACCAGTATGGAATCTAAATTGGTATCTGATGATAGTCCAATATTGAGTGAAATTGTGGTAAGTGCTGCCAAACAAGTTGCAGAAAAAAATACCTCAGGTGACGGTTTACGAGTGGATTTAGACAATATCAAGGTTGAGAAGAAAGCAGGAGGTTCAATACGCGATACATCATTCATCCAAGGAATTGTTTTAGATAAGGAAATAGTTCATGCTGGGATGCCAAAGAGAGTCGACAACGCAAAGATTGCCCTCATAAATTCTGCTCTTGAAATCGAAAAAACAGAAATGAGCGCAGAAATTAGAATCAGTGAGCCCCAACAAATGCAAATGTTCTTAGAAGAAGAAAATAGGATGCTCAAGGATATGGTTGACAAGATAAAATCAGTTGGAGCTAACGTCGTATTATGTCAAAAGGGAATTGATGATATTGCACAACATTATTTGGCTAAGGCAAACGTACTGGCAGTAAGGCGAGTAAAAGAAAGCGATATGTTCAAACTTTCAAAGGCTACAGGTGCAAGACTGGTAAACAATCTAGATGACTTGAGTGAAAGTGATTTAGGCATCGCTAATTTAGTTGAAGAAAGAAAAGTTGAAACTGACAAGTGGGTGTTCATAGAAGGATGCAAAAATCCAAAAGCAGTAACTATTCTTGTACGTGGTGGGTCACAAAGAGTAGTTGATGAAGCTGATAGATCTTTACATGATGCATTGATGGTTATGAAGGATGTGTTGGAAAAACCATCCATAGTTGCAGGCGGTGGCTCACCTGAAGCATACATAGCCAATGAGTTAAGACAATGGTCTAGCAGTCTTGAAGGTCGATCACAATTAGCCGCTCAGAAATTTGCTGAAGCATTAGAAGTAATACCTTTAACCCTTGCAGAGAATGCTGGTATGGATCCTATTGATACCATGGCTGATTTGAAGGCAAAACAATCAAAGGGATCCAAATGGATTGGTATCAATGTAAAGACCACCACTGTCTCAGATATTTATAAAAATAATATACTCGAACCAACTGTAATTAAAGAACAAATTATAAAGTCAGCTACTGAAACCGCTTGCATGCTATTGAGAATTGATGACGTAATTGCAGCCACAAAGTCTAGAATGCCCGCTGGTCCACCTGGTGGCATGGGCGGCATGGGCGGCATGGGCGGCATGGGCGGCATGGGCGGCATGGGCGGCATGGATATGGACTAA
- a CDS encoding thioesterase family protein, translating into MDFEIKLGSENERRIKVNHNQTTSFLWEGENVFSTPSMISEMEETCRLLLKEQFLKVDSEWDSVGTVVDINHTAATPVGAEIILKAEIIGVDGRRVQFKVSTEDNLEQIGEGKHERFIINIPKFKEKFDLKVKRLDEFQKR; encoded by the coding sequence ATGGATTTTGAAATCAAATTAGGATCCGAAAATGAAAGGAGAATTAAAGTTAACCACAATCAGACTACCAGTTTTCTTTGGGAAGGTGAAAATGTTTTCTCGACACCGTCTATGATATCAGAAATGGAAGAAACCTGTAGACTATTATTAAAAGAACAATTTCTAAAGGTTGATTCAGAATGGGATTCGGTAGGTACCGTTGTAGACATTAATCATACTGCTGCAACTCCTGTAGGGGCGGAGATAATTCTGAAAGCCGAAATCATAGGAGTGGATGGAAGAAGAGTTCAGTTCAAAGTATCTACAGAAGACAATTTAGAACAGATAGGGGAGGGAAAGCATGAAAGGTTCATAATCAATATTCCCAAATTCAAAGAAAAGTTCGACTTGAAGGTAAAAAGACTAGATGAATTTCAAAAAAGATGA